AAAGTGGAAATTTGCTTAATTAAGCGTGACAACCATTGTTCGTTGTTATTCTGGGGACTCCGAGGATACTCACATTTTAGTGTGCAGGGTTTCAAAAGCGTGTTTATCCCCCTTCTCATACTTTGTGTTTGTCAGGAGGCCCTACACTTCATTACCATATagtaaaattggttcagtaacAGGTGGGAATATTTTTAGCCAAGATCAAGTTGGTAAAAGTAGGTGTTTAGAAATTGCCCTTTATTTCTCAGATTATTCACTTCCAAATTGTAACTGCCTGTattggtcttttttttctctctcctctctctttctccctctatcTGTGCAGACCTTCCCTCAGTGTCTCTCCTCCAGaagtctccctcctctccagtcAGCTGCCACGCTACAGGTTTCTACCCTAACAGAGCCATGATGTtctggaggaaagatggagaggagattCATGAGGACGTGGACCACAGAGAGATCCTCCCCAACCATGATGGATCCTTCCAGATGAGTGTTGACCTGAACCTTTCATCAGTCCCACCTGAAGACTGGAGGAGCTACGACTGTGTGTTTCATCTTTCTGGTGTGAAAGACAACATCATCACCAAACTGGACAAAGCAGTGATCAGGACCAACTGGGGTAAGACTGAGATCAGACGACatgaaaaattgaaaaaacacacctggttttttgttttgtttgtttgtttgttttaggtgttgtttttttagtgttttgtttgtccattaAAGCTGGATCATAACTACAGAGATTGTGCCCAAAAGCATTTGTTATTAATTCAAATGCAGACGAGTTGTTAGGAAGTTAACTCTTGGCACTGGTTTTTAGAGCTTAATCTTAAACCTCAGGCTAACAGGGTGGTTCAGATTTAGAAATTCATATCCTGTTCTTCAtcttattttcatagtttttgaaACAACAACTTGGGTGACTGTAGTCTGTTGTGCACAGTTTTCCAGTCAGAGAAACTGCAGCCACTTCTCACCGTTTGataatgcatttatttacaagcatgcatttgtttccAAACATGATGGGGTTGGCAATCTTAGCAGTACTAAATTATGTTTGCAGGTATACTGAATGAATGTTATACAGTTGTGGTCATTATTTCTATTAGTTCTGATAACACTATAGTCATCACAGTCATCTTAGAGTAAACATATTAATCTCCATCCAGTAGTAGAGACAAAGTGTGAATGTTCTGTTGTGGTTCCAGTTTCTCCCTCACACTTTCCTGCTGGTGCTGTTATTGGAGTTGTTGtaggactgctgctgctgacactcTGCATCACTGGACTCTGCATCTGGAGAAGGAACAATCATGGTGAGATTTCTTTCTCCATCAGTTGATTTAACATGCAGGTTCAACTCAATGATAAAATACATTATGTTTTCTCTGAGAAAGgataaatgttttgaaaaaaaaagtgtgagcTGGCTGATGGTTAGTAGTTTACAGCCAAAAGAACATAGAAGTCCTCATcagatgtactgtatatactgtagaAGGGCTGCTCTCTACCTTAACGTTCAAAACAGATCTGTGAAATATACAAAATATGCAGAAGAGTTTTGTTTCTTCACGTTTAATTCTGTAATCTCTCATCTGTGTTTTCAGGATTCAAACCTGCAAACAGTAAGTTTTCCACATATTTGTGTTATTATTCAGATTTTAATGTGTCTGCTATTACTTCCTTGTTAATATTAGTAGTCAATCATATATTTCCAGTCCTATCTCTAACAATTTCAGTTTGAATTATTTCACTTAATCCTCTGCCTCTAGCTTCAGACTCTTCATTGTCGTCAGACAACACTTCAGCTTCTAACTGATCACAGTGATTAGGTTTTTGTCTCATATAATGTGCACGTTCCAGAATTTACAAAGGCAAGCTacataaagaaacattttcTCGGTGATTGAGCCAGATGGAATTGCGGGCACACATTTGATGCCTGTCAGGCCAGAAATCAATGGTGGTGTATCAAAGTATTCAGGTCCTTTACTAAAGTTaaaatatcaacaaaatgatttttaaaatactttattaCAAGTGAAAGTCCTGCTTCTTAAAATactacttaaataaaagtactgGACTGAATCTTTGCTTTTAGTGAAATATATTCTGACTTCTTTGGGTTTCAAACACTTAGATAtaatatttttggccaaatacCTGAATATCAACATTGCAaggatattgtagggttgactattagtgttttcataaaatatttacacaatgagatctGTGATAAATAATcctcagtaatgtggatataatgactaagtgggtgaatgcaaataatagaacagctagaactgTCTGGTGAGTTCACCCAGCTCTATTTTCCACCACTGccattatttgcttaaatcactgaaatcaacaaacctttatatgggacaggccttaaatttctttcacacaaaactgttgcccagcaaagatcaggaaatacaatcaaattgtttatttaaaccagtatgaatattacttgtttaaaaattaggcttcagagaacatatcaataatgaatcattAATTTGATCCAGCTCCgtctaaaggaatatgaataacttacagcagggtaatcaaggaatggacacataattaatttgaggtagccaacaacctggttttataagAACAtctattaaaaaatgaaatgcttgGTAACCAGATTAagcatctaattgagacaggtgtttatttgtcaaaatgtgtagtcACACTGGGCTAGTGAAAAGGACTGGACGCTGGGACtaagcttttaattgaagttctactgtatgtaatttgTCACCCCTACAGGATAAATCAGACTGCCAGGCATGAACTGATTTACACTGCAAACATGATCATTGAAGTGGCAGTCAGAGCTGACAGAAGCACACCTGTGGAGGAAAATCCCAGCTATAAACTCTTGTCTCTCCATTGtgtcacaaaataaaatacttctTCTTAGTGCTTGAACATAAATCACAGAATCTATATTCTCTTTTTAGCTACTGTAGCATTctctcccccaaaaaaaccctttaacagggaaaaaaaacggtagaaacctcaggaagagcaactgaggagggatccctcttccaggacggacagacgtgcaatagatgtcgtacagaagagatcagcataacaaattaacagtaatccacatgacacaatgagacagagagagagagagagagagagagagagagagagagagagagagagagagagagatgcaggtaatgacagtagcttacaacaacattattgaaagtaataatattatagttatagttctggctactgtggtacaatatgttgaaagtatgtattaatatctggcagtatacatgtgtgacaatagtcatatgtgtataataacagtagaagtatgactaatgactaatgatggcagcagcagcaggaggcatctggcaggaccacggcagcagcacaaccacacacgtccacgctgtccaggcaccgctgtgatatgagttaatctgagagacagtggagcacaaaggctccggagaagaagccgagttagtgacatccagaatggccgagttagcaagatgcagcaatagaatgagagagagagagagagagagagagagagagagagagagagagagaatgtttcctgtttttagAATCTGTTATTTTCTTAAGTACTGCACCTTAAATTGCTTGTGTGCCTGTGTagtttgaaattttattttatattttattcatttttgaatttgtgttcatttttaatCTGTTAATGATGACGATTGATAATGTTGTAAATTGTAATTATTGTAATtatgtaaaactgtaaaaacaataatacaTCTTTCAAAAGAGAGCAATCAGGACAGTACACAATGTGGGATACAGggaacacaccaacacactgtTGTTAAAGACATGCAATGAAATTTTTCGATctggtcaaatttaaaactgcaataatcatgttttacaaaaacaacGTGTTTGTACAACTAGGAAGAGTCTGGGTATATCATTGTATGGGGTGGACTGGTGGAATGGGCTGCGTGAgttgaaacaaagcacaaatataaatacGTTTTAAAGactatacaaaaaaaatatataacgtacatataaataaagttttacttgTACCTACTCCTTTTCGGACACTgttatctttgtcttgtttgttttttggtttgaaaTGAAGTCATTAATTCGTTCagtgtttgttaatgtgttaTCAGCTTCCACAGTAGCCTAAGTGAATCTGCAACAACAGCCAATTCACATTAAACAATATTTTAGTTTTGGATTCATGAGCAGATGCAACATGACAGAGCAgaagcaacaaaataaatatcaaaagaGAAGCAGAAGTTTTTACAATGATTGACAGTTTTGTCTTGACGGATGATGGTGGAAGACTTTACCTTTGACCCATAAATATCTTAATAATCTTGTTATGGCATTAGTTCCTCTACAGAGTTAATGAATCGTGTAGTTGGTAACTGAAAATgttaaagtacatttacttaaataCTACACacaagtacaaatttgaggtatttGTACTTCAACTGGACATTTCTATTCTATGTTACTTTATATTTGTGCTCCACTACGTGTCAAAGAAACTactgtatttttaattatttcattttatcattaatatattgttactttacagattaCATGTTGTAAGAAAAGATCAGATAAAACTTTTTAATACAGAACTGACGTCATGGTCTTGATGGTCTGACATGGTTTAATGTTACATGGTGTTGCTTTCCTTAAATGAAACGGGAGCACCACCCCCTAGACTTCCTAACATTTGACTTAGACACAGAGTCATGGGTGGCTTCAAAACCACAAGCTGTCATCACCAAACACTtctgggacagacagagagccagAAATGAGCTTTGGAAGAATTACCTCACCCAGTTTTGTCCTGAATGGCTGAGGAAGCATCTGAACTTTGGGAGGAGCTTCCTGCTGAGAACAGGTAGAATCACATGACCTGACAAAGTTTCATGATGAAACAACAATGTacataaaaacactgcagtctgtgacATTCAGTTACATTACAATGGATATGAATTGTTCTGGGTCACtgtttttcaggtgattgtaaaATTGAATTGCTCTTTCGCAGTTTCACTGTGAGGTACTGCTCTACAGGAATTATTTGGCGTCTTTCACTGGACATGCAGTGAGTTTTTACAGAACTTGTTTTGTCCAATTTGTCAAATTCATGATTAAATGTTGGTCCCAAAATCTGGCTACCATAGAGAATTATTGGTTCCAAAACAAATTGGAAGATTTTTAGCCAGATTGTAATTGGAGTGTGAAATTTAAGATTTCTTCTAATTGTCCCCTTTTCCCTGTCAAAGGATCAGTGAAGTGCTCGATGTATTTATTACTGAGTACAGGCCATGGTCCTGACCTGACGTTAGCCTCCTTACTGTAGAAACTTGCGTTCATTAGTTCAGGGTGACACATAGCTTTACAGATATAATGAATGTTTTCAGGCTATCGATAAATTGTCATGATATCGGAGCCCAGAGCGAAAAGAGGAGGGACTTAGAAAAGGTGTGTTGAGGGTATTTTTGTGTTCTGTTGTAGCAGAGTTTAGTAGAAATCCAATCCGGCATTTATTAATAACATTTTGGTCATTGATAAAACTAATACGCCCAAGTGTTTTATCCTGAAAAAGCTTTTCCaggttaaaataataataaatcaatgtTATTTATTCCATATGCCAGGGAAAGTACtagaattattttaaaaagtcagagTACAGCCAATTTAAATTTAGtggtcagccctgtgatagtttgACGgcctgttcagggtgtacccagcatctcgcctaatgtcagctccatttgttattgtttatttgtgttggtTTTCAAATTTTATAATAATACcaatttatcaaaaataaacattaattttgTCTTCAACAGgcttatcatcatcattattttagggaaacattttgttaagaaaaaaaagactggaGGAGGTACGACTGTGTGTTTCATTTCTCTGGTGTGaaggatgacatcatcaccaaaCTGGACAAAGCAGTGATCAGGACCAACTGGGGTAAGACTGAGGGAAGTTAagaactaataataataataataataagccaGTTAAAGAATGTAATCAAACCAATGCACATTCTCATCCAGGATCACTGGTCAGATCATGTAAGCTTAACAGGACTTAACAAAGTCATAGAAAGTTTGAAAGAATTTTACACACCACATTGTCTTTACCACACAAGGAAACGTGACCGTCCCCATCACTGCTGCAGTGGCTGTTCTTGCTCTCATATTCATCAGTGCCACTGCATTCATTGTTTACAAAAGGAAGAAAGGTGAGCGAGAAAAATGCAAACATCATCTGCTAAACTGACTTTTTCAGTTCTGTTATTCAGGTTGCATTTGAACTGAATAAATAAGCATCAGTTCCATGCACCTATGATTTGAAGCAACCAACAGGAAGCGTCTCAAGGCTCAGAGCCTGTTAGTCATGATAATGTGACTGTGCCACGATGATGTAGGAGAGAAGAGATCAGTAAAGAAATAAAGTCAGGATGAAACAAAAGGGTAGAATGGATTTATTTTTGAGTCAGAGTGAGTAGAAGAGGGGAACACATTCAGTGAGGAAAAGGTGACAGAAGATATTCTGGCATTTACAGCTGTAACTGAActgatttgtctttttttcctgatttcaGCCAAAAGTCCCCTGCCTCGTAAGTAAAACTTACTTTTATTCTATTTCAACTGatctaaaacacactttatgcTGCAGATTAAAAAGTGTTTCAAGTTATTGtgcagatgattttttttttcaaagactgtttcctgcatttattttttctaaatgtTCAGAGAAAGATGAGACTTCAGGAATTTCACATTGACATTTTGTTTCTGACCTCACAGCTCCTGACAACAACTACGAGCTCTGTCTTAGACTGAATCCAGAGACCTGattgtgaaaaacaaagtgaacaCTTTGATATGTGTCATATTATAAAGCTTCACAGAACTAAAAGAGACTGAAAGAAAGCTTCTTGTTGTAAAAGTGAAGAAGTATACTTTATGTATTTGATATTTAAATGTAATCGTTTCATTTCACATTGTAAATTTATCTTTAATGTTTATTGTATCATATATTTATTAATCAGTTTTACATTGATGCAACAATGTGttgcttgtctgtttttttaaaaagacagtgATGGTGGTTGGACAACTGAGCAGGACATGTCACTCATGAAGTTTCCCATCAAGCCAGTGAAATGATGGACTTTGAAAGTATCTTGTATATTTACACTCTGTTATTGCTACTTTAATTAAGCAAAGCAGCTGAGTTCTTCTGTGACAACTGCCAGATACAATTATGATATCTTTATCATTTAGTTTTGATGTATCAGGGAAAATGTGGTAAAtgtttgttgccatttgcaaaGACAGGGCCATAACTAGCTTAGCTTCTTTCTCATTATCACCAAACTGGATAAGCAGTGATCAGAAACAACTGGGTAAGTGACTTCAATATCAGGTCCAGTCAGGTGTAGAGACAAAGTGTCAAAGTTCTGTTGTTACTGAAGTTGTTGtaggactgctgctgctgacactcTGCATCACTGGACTCTGCATCTGGAGCAGGAACCATCATGTCAAggaacaaagacatttttactCATCAAAGAGCCATTTGTACTCCACTGTGAACACCAGTATTGTACAGTTCTGGCGTTTAGCTCATGTATTGAGAATTCCTCTCTTACCTTTTAAAATAGGAGCAGAAATCAGTTAAATTAATGgggtatttccatttttttgtttatcttatatgttttaatttttactaATCTCCCATCTGTATTTCAGGATTTAAGCCTGCAAACTGTACGTATCATTTCATATCATCCATCTGTCCTTTCCTTTGtcgaaataaacacatttactaGTTTTAACCTCCTGTGACACTGCATCCTCATATAAGGGTAATACACTTTAGGATTGCTGCACCTGATAATTCATTTGCTTAACTTAGTCTTGTTCCTAGTTATGGACGCTTTTatctgccatctagtggtagcaagaacacattacaataatctatgtaaaaacaagatggcagccatctctgccaagtcagtctgcagccgatcctgacacaaaagtagacaaggtacaaaacctgatcaaattttatTGTTGAAACTTATTTATTTGCGCTTATTAACGTTTTTAGTTTGATACTGCGTACAACTTTGACTGCAGTTACATAAAACTGAGAGTACATCAGGTTGAAACAGATTACAGCTGAGCACTACTCGAAAGTTTACTTCTGTCATTCAATAGCCAGAGCATTGTCAGCTACTTGGACAGAGCTTTTGCTATTTGTTTAAAGAGACGACTTGGAAGAACATTCAAATGTCCGCAGTGCCACACATATGCTCTGCACCTGCTGAAAGCTGTCACCCACTCAATTGGGCTAAAAGACAGAGGTTTGAAAGAGTTTGCAATATTTGCATTTGCCAGGTTGCAAAGTGCTACCTCAAtgaccacagcactgaaaatcTTCCATGTACTGTGCCATGTGTTGCTTTCCAAACACAACACCAATGCTGTGCAGATAAATCTGAAGGCCATGCAGGCCCTAATAGAAGAATGCAAGATTCCTGACAtggcagagacagaaaaaatagAGGATGGCCTCTTGGCTCAGAAGGAACATGATGATTAGAGAAGAATTGCCCACACAATTATTGGCAGAAGATGACAAGACCccaaataaagaagaaaatccAAACTTCTGCCCAGGCATTGTTGATGTCCTTTTTGAGAACTACCTAGGCATTTTTCCTCTTTGGAGTGGTCTGCTGTTGGGAAATTTGAAGAGGTACACATCTGACAAAGAGGATAATATCCTTGCCCCAAGTAAAACCAGGGTCACAAACTGTCATGTGGGGAGATGTTTTTTAATCGTCAGTCAGTTCTCAAAAAGCAGAGGCGATTGAGACCAGGGACCTTTGTCAGAAAAATGTATGGCTCTCTGCAGGGGAGAACATATCATTGCTCATAACTTCTCTGAACAATTACTTCTTCAACCTATGCTGTCAAAAGACATCACACAGTCTCAGGAGAGGTGGGCAAAGAGGGAAGGAGCAAAGCCGCACACTGCCAGCTCCAAATTTTACACAAAAACTGTTCCAGTTCCAAAAAGAGCTAAGTCTACTCCAAACACTGGCAAAGACCTCCAGAAGAGCAAAGATGAGAAGCACAGCAGCAATGATCCAACAagtggggcatcggtggcttagtggtagagcaggcaccccatgtacaaggctgttgccgcagcggccggggttcgagtccagcctgtggccctttgctgcatgtcatcccctctctctctccccatttcacacttaactgtcctgtccattaaaggcaaaaaatgcccccaaaaatatctaaaaaaaaaaaaaaaaaaaaagcaatgatcCAACAAGTAAAGGCTCCAAGCCTGCACCAGAGCTATTTTTTCCTGATCACTAAATAAAATGCATAGTCTAACTTGATTAACAAGTCATTGTGATTTGTGGAACCTGAATCCACGAAATACTTTCCAAAGCTATAGAAAAAATTAAGGAATCATTAAGAAACATTTCACATCAGCCAGCTGTATTTACATCCAAGTTGTGTTTACCCACCACACAGTTCTACTTGAGTCCATCTTCCATGAAGATGCTTATCaaatcacaaaacacaacaatttcaATAATGTGAGAAATATTCAAGAATACAAAATAAGATAGACTTGTTTAGGAGCTTTCTGTACCAGGAAAGCTGAATGTGCAGACAGAGTATTGAAATATTTACAGTTTAATGAGTTTGCAAAAACAAGTGTTAACAGTCTAATTATTCATATCCTTACAGGTTGATTTCCTGTGGAAATTCCACCGACATTTCCCACTGATTCATTGAAAAAAGGTCTTCAAAATCTACAAAGAGAGATGGCAGAAGGAACACTTAAAGGATCAGGTAACATTAATGTCAGGTGATTTTCACCCATGCATTTGTGGTCATGTGATTTTCATTGTGTTGCTTTTGTCTGAGTTGGCTGGGTCCTTGGGTATAGCTTCAGGCTGCTCACTTGCGTCATCAAAGGTAGGCGTGTTTCCCTGCTCCCATCCCTGTATTTTTTCAACAGGCATGTGTTCGGGTGATTTTTGCCCGATGTTTGTGATTGAGAGTATTCAGAGGATGTCCCTGTCCCAGTCAGGGATCCAACAACTCCCCTCCTGCCCTTCACCACAGCCACCAAGGAGCCAAcgttgccccccccccccagcaccGGCGCAAACACTAAGGAGCCAACGTTGaccctccccaccaccaccacaatcaCCACGGAGCCAGCGTCAACCCCACGCTCACCAATCAAGGAGTTAGTTAAAGCTGCCACACTAAAGCTCAGTCAAATTGATGAACTTTTAAATAGTAGCCCTAGACATCATCACTCAGGTGCCTGTCAGAGATGAGTCAGACCCCATGCCGCTTCCTTAAACATACCGGCATTCTTAAATAGCCGTGGCAGGGTCAACCACAGCGTGAAACTGAAAAGCAACAGCCAGAGTCATCTCCAAGGTCTGTCATTCCGGTGTTGACTAGCATCAGGAAAAACAACGTGTACTCGAAGCGCACAGCTACTCTATCTAATCTGACTCCAGTTAGTCAGCCACAGACTGTGTCAGACAATGTTAGTACACTAAACTTAgctttattaaatatcagatcTCTGGCTGGCAAGTCactattaattaatgattttattatcaagagaaaccttgattttatgtttttaactgaaacttggttaaatgaaaacaacaatgcaGCAGTACTTATTGAATCAGCCCCCCCAAACTTCCATTTTATCAGCTCAGTTAGAGAACTTAGGAAAGGAGGTGGAGTAGCCACTTTATTTAAGGATGTTTACCAGTGCAAACAGTTGTCATATGGGAAGTTTGAGtcttttgaatatgttgcactgcagttgagatcctcctgtcaagcagtattagtaaccatttacaggcctccaaaatatagtgcacactttgttgatgacttttctaaactattgtctgttgtctgtattgattttgactgtgttgttatagtgggtgattttaatattcatattgataatCCCAAAGATGGCAGAGCGAACTTTTTTACATCctggacaactttgaactttcccagcatgtaacagagacaacacacaataagggacatattttagatctaattatctccaaagggctcaacatttctgaggttgtggtgactgatgttgccttttctgatcattactgtgttttctttaaaatggcca
The sequence above is drawn from the Epinephelus fuscoguttatus linkage group LG18, E.fuscoguttatus.final_Chr_v1 genome and encodes:
- the LOC125906167 gene encoding major histocompatibility complex class I-related gene protein-like, whose protein sequence is MKREHHPLDFLTFDLDTESWVASKPQAVITKHFWDRQRARNELWKNYLTQFCPEWLRKHLNFGRSFLLRTGDCKIELLFRSFTVRYCSTGIIWRLSLDMQPSLSVSPPEVSLLSSQLPRYRFLPR